A region from the Wolbachia endosymbiont (group A) of Rhinocyllus conicus genome encodes:
- a CDS encoding ankyrin repeat domain-containing protein: MNRKWLSLELIKCLINQPGLDVNVRGLNGKTPLHCAIEFDELSMVDLLLTKKNINPFVEDNDGKTSLDYAKEEKKAEILKALISNKYGSEQDSLLHLAAMIGEINAVRYLIRKGIDVNVRNALHHTPLHLAAGIGHAEVVKILIREGKAEIEVFDARNQTPMHYAVNNKKLEIVKLLLELGADVNSARVGQNSMKLSPIHIAVSNTNYDERDLCLDILKCLIKEPNAQVNLQDYENKTPLHYAERLKTIEVLLTREDIDPLVKDDSGKTPFDYAKPEIKKALISNKYGSEKSSLLHLAAQRGEIELVESILKEEIDIDISNNKSLSPIYLAAEKGHLHVVKLLLKKGANYTPVLHLAIKSNNLELLKVLFTEKNGALLCRDTVINFPTLHNKYIAQREIADKRMKKHNNIICICITVSAVAMAAYIGLTATTISSAIIFATITGIFALVIAIMISEMSKRCIENEFQKKMFIELEECSSTVNGVEIEPIMSRCR, encoded by the coding sequence TTGAATAGAAAATGGCTAAGTTTAGAGTTAATAAAGTGTCTCATTAATCAACCTGGATTAGATGTTAATGTTAGAGGATTAAATGGAAAGACACCACTACATTGTGCTATAGAATTTGATGAATTAAGCATGGTGGATTTGTTACTCACGAAGAAGAATATTAATCCTTTTGTAGAAGATAATGATGGTAAAACATCTCTTGATTACGCCAAAGAAGAGAAAAAAGCAGAAATATTGAAAGCGTTAATTAGTAATAAATACGGATCAGAACAAGATAGCTTACTTCACTTAGCTGCAATGATAGGTGAAATTAATGCAGTGAGATATTTGATCAGAAAAGGTATTGACGTTAATGTACGAAATGCTTTGCATCATACGCCATTACATCTAGCAGCAGGGATAGGACATGCAGAAGTTGTAAAGATTTTGATAAGAGAAGGAAAAGCTGAAATCGAGGTTTTTGATGCACGAAATCAGACACCGATGCACTATGCAGTTAACAACAAAAAATTGGAGATAGTAAAGTTATTACTGGAGCTAGGAGCAGATGTAAATAGCGCACGTGTAGGACAAAACTCGATGAAATTATCACCTATTCATATAGCTGTAAGTAATACTAATTACGATGAAAGAGATTTGTGTCTTGATATTCTCAAATGCTTAATAAAGGAGCCTAATGCTCAAGTAAATTTGCAAGACTACGAAAATAAAACGCCACTACATTACGCTGAAAGACTTAAAACAATAGAAGTTTTACTAACTCGAGAAGATATAGACCCTCTGGTAAAAGACGATAGCGGCAAGACACCATTTGATTACGCTAAACCTGAGATAAAGAAGGCTTTGATAAGTAATAAATACGGTTCTGAAAAGAGTAGTCTACTACATTTAGCTGCACAAAGAGGAGAAATTGAGCTTGTAGAGTCTATCTTAAAAGAAGAAATCGATATTGATATTTCAAATAATAAGAGTCTATCACCGATTTACCTTGCTGCGGAAAAAGGGCATTTACATGTAGTAAAGTTATTGCTGAAAAAAGGAGCAAATTATACACCTGTTTTACATTTAGCAATTAAATCAAACAATTTAGAGTTACTTAAAGTTTTATTTACTGAAAAAAATGGTGCATTGCTCTGCAGAGATACCGTTATTAATTTTCCAACCCTTCATAATAAATATATAGCACAGAGAGAAATAGCAGATAAAAGGATGAAAAAACATAATAATATTATCTGCATCTGTATTACAGTTAGCGCAGTAGCAATGGCAGCATATATAGGTTTAACAGCAACAACAATAAGCAGTGCAATCATTTTTGCAACAATAACAGGGATATTTGCGCTTGTTATAGCAATAATGATAAGTGAGATGAGCAAAAGATGTATAGAAAACGAATTTCAGAAAAAGATGTTTATAGAATTGGAGGAGTGTAGTTCTACTGTTAATGGTGTCGAGATAGAACCAATTATGAGTAGATGCAGATAA